In the Azospirillum ramasamyi genome, one interval contains:
- a CDS encoding DUF808 domain-containing protein, with the protein MSTGLIALLDDVVGLAKVAAASLDDAAGQAAKVGAKAAGVVVDDAAVTPRYVVGFTADRELPIIGRIAVGSLKNKLIVLLPAALVLSLVAPWAITPLLMLGGAFLCYEGAEKVFEAIWPHEAHDGHGAEGIADPQSARQFEESKVNGAIKTDLILSAEIMAITLSAVAAEVSSFWMQALVLAIVGAGITVAVYGAVALIVKADDAGLSLAQNDRPVSSIFGLRRPSAVAPGGVDRLLRPLTQGLGRGLVYGMPIFLKLLSLVGTAAMLWVGGGIIIHGLEGYGFEELGHAIHDAAAAVGHALPAGAAVIEWLVAAAMAGIFGLVLGALLIPLVHRVVMPAFAMLRRKRGSVAETASSDRPQRAD; encoded by the coding sequence TTGAGCACTGGACTGATCGCACTGCTTGACGACGTCGTCGGTTTGGCGAAGGTCGCCGCCGCTTCGCTGGATGATGCCGCCGGGCAGGCCGCGAAGGTGGGGGCCAAGGCCGCCGGCGTGGTGGTCGACGATGCCGCCGTCACGCCACGCTACGTCGTGGGTTTCACGGCGGATCGTGAATTGCCGATCATCGGCAGGATCGCCGTGGGCTCCCTGAAGAACAAGCTGATCGTGCTGTTGCCGGCCGCCCTGGTCTTGAGTCTCGTGGCGCCCTGGGCCATCACGCCGCTGCTGATGCTGGGCGGCGCCTTCCTTTGCTATGAAGGGGCGGAGAAGGTCTTTGAAGCCATCTGGCCGCACGAGGCCCATGACGGCCATGGTGCGGAGGGCATTGCCGACCCGCAATCGGCCCGGCAATTCGAAGAGTCCAAGGTCAACGGCGCGATCAAGACCGACCTGATCCTGTCCGCCGAGATCATGGCGATCACGCTGTCCGCCGTCGCCGCGGAGGTTTCCTCCTTCTGGATGCAGGCGCTGGTCCTGGCCATCGTCGGGGCCGGCATCACCGTCGCGGTGTACGGCGCGGTGGCGCTGATCGTGAAGGCGGACGACGCCGGCCTGTCCCTGGCGCAGAACGACCGGCCGGTTTCCAGCATCTTCGGGCTGCGGCGGCCGAGCGCCGTGGCGCCGGGCGGGGTTGACCGGCTGCTGCGCCCGCTGACGCAGGGGCTGGGCCGTGGTCTCGTCTATGGAATGCCGATTTTCCTCAAGCTGCTCAGCCTCGTCGGCACCGCCGCCATGCTCTGGGTCGGCGGCGGCATCATCATCCATGGGCTGGAAGGCTATGGGTTCGAGGAACTCGGTCACGCGATCCATGACGCCGCCGCGGCGGTCGGCCATGCGCTTCCGGCGGGGGCGGCGGTGATCGAATGGCTGGTTGCCGCCGCGATGGCCGGCATATTCGGGCTTGTTCTCGGCGCGCTGCTGATCCCGCTGGTCCACCGCGTCGTCATGCCGGCCTTCGCGATGCTGAGACGCAAACGCGGCTCCGTGGCGGAAACCGCTTCGTCCGACCGTCCTCAGCGTGCCGACTGA
- a CDS encoding alanine/glycine:cation symporter family protein: MLGFVNDLLWNYVLTVVLVAIGLAFTVASRFVQFRYFGRMFGTLVGAFGRQPGHLSSFQALMLSVAGRVGAGNIAGVAVAIGLGGPGAVFWMWIIGLIGMATSFFECSLAQLFKIAEPDGTYRGGPAYYIERGLKMRWLAALFSGLLLVTFGFSFTALQSYTTATSVADAFGVPPLVTGIVLVAVVGLIVFGGIRRIAEVADIVVPVMAVGYVVMTLVVIVLNAGAVPGVLALIFKSAFGLEPAIGGTMGAAITMGVRRGLFSNEAGLGSAPNVAAIAYVKHPGAQGVVQAFSVFIDTLIICSCTACIILLSGVYQPGSELKGIELTQAALANVVGEWGRSFVSVALMLFAFTSIIYNYYLGENSLNFFSNENRTLFTIYRVLTLILVMWGSQQDLSTVFAFADLTMGLLALVNLAALVMLFRVGMRILRDYDRQIAAGVGSPVFDAAQFADLDLDREAWIVEQEPPAATKGGHVSPARR, from the coding sequence ATGCTTGGTTTCGTGAACGACCTGCTGTGGAACTATGTCCTGACCGTCGTACTGGTTGCGATCGGCCTGGCCTTCACAGTGGCGTCGCGGTTCGTGCAGTTCCGTTACTTCGGGAGGATGTTCGGCACGCTGGTCGGGGCGTTCGGGCGCCAGCCGGGGCACCTCAGTTCCTTCCAGGCCCTGATGCTCAGCGTCGCCGGACGGGTGGGCGCCGGCAACATCGCAGGCGTCGCGGTAGCGATCGGATTGGGCGGACCGGGGGCGGTCTTCTGGATGTGGATCATCGGGCTGATCGGCATGGCGACCAGCTTCTTCGAATGCAGCCTGGCGCAGCTTTTCAAGATCGCCGAACCCGACGGCACATACCGGGGCGGACCGGCCTATTACATCGAGCGAGGGCTGAAGATGCGCTGGCTGGCAGCGCTGTTCTCGGGGTTGCTGCTGGTCACGTTCGGCTTCAGCTTCACCGCGCTGCAGTCCTACACCACCGCGACCTCCGTCGCGGATGCCTTCGGTGTGCCGCCGCTCGTCACCGGCATCGTGCTGGTCGCCGTCGTCGGTCTGATCGTCTTCGGCGGCATCAGGCGCATCGCCGAGGTCGCCGACATCGTGGTGCCCGTCATGGCGGTGGGATATGTCGTGATGACGCTGGTGGTGATCGTCCTGAACGCCGGCGCGGTGCCCGGCGTGCTGGCGCTCATCTTCAAGAGCGCCTTCGGGCTGGAACCGGCGATCGGCGGCACCATGGGGGCCGCCATCACGATGGGAGTGCGGCGGGGCCTGTTCTCCAACGAGGCGGGGCTGGGCAGCGCCCCCAACGTCGCCGCCATCGCCTATGTGAAGCATCCCGGCGCGCAAGGCGTGGTGCAGGCGTTCAGCGTCTTCATCGACACCCTTATCATCTGCTCCTGCACGGCCTGCATCATCCTGCTCTCGGGCGTCTACCAGCCGGGATCGGAACTGAAGGGCATCGAGCTGACCCAGGCGGCGCTGGCCAACGTGGTGGGCGAGTGGGGACGGTCCTTCGTCAGCGTCGCATTGATGCTCTTCGCCTTCACATCGATCATCTACAACTACTATCTGGGCGAGAACAGCCTGAATTTCTTCAGCAACGAGAACCGGACCCTGTTCACCATTTACCGTGTGCTGACGCTGATCCTGGTCATGTGGGGATCGCAACAGGATCTCAGCACCGTCTTCGCCTTCGCCGACCTCACCATGGGGCTGCTGGCGCTGGTCAACCTCGCCGCGCTGGTGATGCTGTTCCGGGTCGGCATGCGCATCCTGCGGGACTACGACCGGCAAATCGCCGCCGGTGTCGGGTCGCCCGTCTTCGACGCCGCGCAATTCGCCGATCTGGACCTCGACCGCGAGGCCTGGATCGTCGAGCAGGAGCCGCCGGCAGCCACGAAAGGCGGGCACGTATCCCCCGCGAGGCGGTGA
- a CDS encoding GntP family permease, translated as MLLVLLLLLSIAFIVFATARLNLHPFLALLITAFGFGILSGMPLADVVKSVNEGFGGTIGSIGIVIIAGTIIGIFLEKSGGAFRLASSILRMTGQRNAPLAMSVMGYLVSIPVFCDSGFVILSSLNKAVARKAGISLAATAIALSLGLYATHTMVPPTPGPVAAAGILGADLGLVILWGMAIAAIATAAGWLFAILYAARVPIEPYRPDEDPARDAPQADADAPSAAKSLVPIAVPILLIVLRSIAELPAKPFGTGGIVQILSFLGQPVVALLIGVGLALMLPKRLTREMMSTSGWVGQAVIDAAIIITITGAGGAFGKVLQNSGIAQVIGDSLASANLGIWLPFLVAAGIKTAQGSSTVAIITTAGLMAPLLPALGLDSATAKALVTVAIGAGAMVVSHANDSFFWVVTQFSNMTTRDGYRLQTLGTLIQGTVGAFAVWIAAILVL; from the coding sequence ATGCTGCTGGTCCTGCTGCTGCTGCTGTCCATCGCCTTCATCGTGTTCGCCACCGCACGGCTGAACCTGCACCCCTTCCTGGCGCTCCTCATCACCGCGTTCGGCTTCGGCATCCTGTCCGGCATGCCGCTGGCCGACGTGGTGAAATCGGTGAACGAGGGGTTCGGCGGCACCATCGGCTCGATCGGCATCGTCATCATCGCCGGGACCATCATCGGCATTTTCCTGGAGAAATCCGGGGGCGCCTTCCGGCTCGCCTCCAGCATCCTGCGCATGACCGGGCAGCGCAACGCGCCGCTGGCCATGTCCGTCATGGGCTATCTGGTTTCCATCCCGGTGTTCTGCGATTCCGGCTTCGTCATCCTGTCGTCGCTGAACAAGGCCGTGGCGCGCAAGGCCGGGATCAGCCTCGCCGCCACCGCCATCGCACTTTCCCTCGGGCTGTACGCCACCCACACCATGGTGCCGCCGACCCCGGGGCCGGTCGCCGCGGCCGGCATTCTCGGCGCCGACCTGGGGCTGGTCATTCTGTGGGGCATGGCGATCGCCGCCATCGCCACCGCCGCCGGCTGGCTGTTCGCCATCCTGTACGCCGCGCGCGTGCCGATCGAACCGTACCGTCCCGACGAGGATCCTGCCCGCGACGCGCCGCAAGCCGATGCGGACGCGCCGTCGGCCGCCAAGTCGCTGGTCCCCATCGCGGTTCCCATCCTGCTGATCGTGCTCCGCTCCATCGCCGAACTGCCGGCCAAGCCGTTCGGCACGGGCGGCATCGTGCAGATCCTGTCCTTCCTGGGCCAGCCCGTCGTGGCGCTTCTGATCGGCGTGGGACTGGCGCTGATGCTTCCAAAGCGGCTGACGCGGGAGATGATGTCCACCTCCGGCTGGGTGGGGCAGGCCGTGATCGATGCGGCGATCATCATCACGATCACGGGGGCCGGCGGCGCGTTCGGCAAGGTGCTGCAGAACTCCGGCATCGCCCAGGTCATCGGCGACAGCCTGGCGAGCGCCAATCTCGGGATCTGGCTGCCGTTCCTGGTGGCGGCCGGCATCAAGACGGCGCAGGGCAGCAGCACGGTCGCGATCATCACCACCGCCGGCCTCATGGCCCCGCTGCTGCCGGCACTTGGGCTCGACAGCGCCACCGCCAAGGCGCTGGTGACCGTGGCCATCGGCGCCGGGGCGATGGTGGTTTCCCATGCCAACGACAGCTTCTTCTGGGTGGTCACGCAATTCTCGAACATGACCACGCGCGACGGTTATCGGCTGCAGACCCTGGGAACCCTGATCCAGGGGACGGTCGGCGCCTTCGCCGTCTGGATCGCCGCCATTCTGGTGCTGTAG